The genomic interval AATGATCCAGGAAACGATCAGCAGCGGGAGAAGGAGCAGCGAGGTACCTTGGAGTGAGTGGGGATGTCATAGTTGATGACACAGTCCACATGAGGGATGTCGAGTCCTCTGGACGCCACGTCTGTCGCCAGCAGCACCGATCGAGACTTGGACTTGAACTTGTTCAGCGATCCGAGTCGTTTATTCTGAGTGTGGAAGATAAAGAAAGTGAGATTAAATTAacacaaaacattgttttatatgAAACAGTGGTGTGGTTTGCAAAGCCGCCAAGAAGCAAACAGAAgatgtaaccatggcaaccatcgAAAATATTCCAACTAAAACGgggactctaaattgcccgtaggtgcgGGGTGTATATGtaagctctgtgattgacaggtgaccagtccaggttgtaaccccgcctctcgcccaataaCAGTTGGGATCAGCTCCTGACCCTGCGACCCCAAACAGGAAAAGCGGTAAatataatggatggatggatcattTCCAGGTCATCGTGTCCTCATAAGAACTCAAAACTACTGacatcagcaaaaaaataaaaaatactgatgCTGTTGTCGTCTTTTTCTGAATGTGATGAAATGACAACAACTTTATAATCCGTCAATCAAAAGTGTGAGGGCGGAGAAAAGAGCAAACAGGGTCTTGTAGAGTGTAAAATGATtattgatgctaagctaacatgtgcaccatctgtgtgtttctgtgaagcCGTACCTGACTCATCTGTCCGTGCAGCGGGATCGCAGTGATGCCAAGGTTCCTCAACAACAGCGCCACCCGCTGGGCATTGTTACACGTGCTGCAGAAAATTATAAACGAGTTGCCGGCGAGTTCGTTCAGGATGGACACGAGGTAGCAGTCctgtcacaaaacacaaaactgtgTCATGAACGCCTTCAGAAAGACAGTAGAAACATGTCTGTAGCGTGCAGCGTGAAGACTCAGGAACAGATATGACATCACAGCGTGCAGCTCTACCTTGTACTTGGAGGGAATGAAGACGTAGTACTGCTGCAGTTTGTCCACCGTCGAGTATTTAGTGGAGACCGCACACTTCACGGGGTCTTTCAGAGCGGCTCTCTGGAGTTTCTGGACCTGcgaggaaataaaagaaagtttaGAAAGAATGACTGTCAGACTTTCTGGTGAACCTgcaaaataaagattattacaAACACTTTAACGCCCTTTATAGTTTTACTCAGTTTGGGTGTTTGTGTACCTTTTTGGTCATGGTGGCAGAGAACAAGAAGGTCCGTCTGTCTCTGGGGATCACCTTCAAGATCTTATCCACCTGGAAAGAAAAACGAGAGAGTTACAGGAAGTAAAGTTCAACATCATCTACAATAAGagagtttaaaatgttacatttattaaaacaatgtCTTACAAAGAGGCGCCTGTATCAGAGCGCCGACATCTGTGGCTGAGATGGTTTAGTTTTTGACGCATCAAACCAGCTTCATTTAAACAACGTGTCACTTTCACTGCAAGTCGCTTCAGTAGTattcttaaaggtccaatcagtgagatgataaaggtatcttactatctgatcattaaggaaacatgttgaagtgctggcttctctgacaacaatgcagcagtcagtatgtcctccttctaactttagattctgctcctgaatgctctggatttgtttggaccagagaaggtaggcgcttttaagacacatgtaaaaaaaaaaaaaaaaaaaaaaaaaaaaaaaaaaaaaaagcaacagactTGAAGGAAATCAATcaatgacagaaacattttcaatacCAACCTCGGTCTCAAAGTCCATGTTGAGGATTCTGTCTGCTTCGTCCATCACCAGGAACTTCAGAGCTCGTAGAGAGAAGCCTTTTGTGTTCTCCATGTGGTCGATCAATCGACCCGGCGTGGCTGTAAACACACAGGAGTCACTGCGTCATGTAGGCATGTCAGGAtagcagatttttaaactttgatacgataCTGTTAAAAATCATGTTTCAATACTACATTAGAAAACAATGCTCACATGTAAAAGAAGCCTGAGGTGAAAGTAGATGAGCTGCTGTTATTTACAACATGTGTGTTAGAAAATGATGATGACAGTTTCACTCGTGGTCTTACCGATAACAATGTGAGGTTTTTTAGCTAACACCAAGGACTGGGACATCATATCGATTCCTCCGACAACGACGGCTGAGACAGAAAGGAGACACGTGTTAGGAAAAGAACCAAAACGATTCATCTCCATCGTTTACATCCGATCAGCCTTCAGTGGAGACGTACCACATTTCACACCGATACTAGAGCCCAGGGCCTCAAACTGCTCTGAGATCTGAAAGGCCAGCTCCCTGGTCGGGGTGAGGACGAGGGTGTGGAGCCTCTGGGGGGAGGACAGCAGGGACTGAAGGATGGGCAAAGCAAACGCACCCGTCTTTCCCGAGCCCGTCTCTGCGAGGCCGATAACATCttttcctgcaggaggagaagacagAAAGCAAACCATTaactctacaattcacttagcaaactcttttctccaaagcgacgtacatcagagagtaagtacaacacaagcaaggatctagaaaaaagggaacaatgtcagtaagagcaaacgatcagctttgagtctgattggacacacaggtgctgacaggaagtgaccagaggcaaagcacaacattgagggcagttcttgagagctctaatcagtatagaaaccatcttataagtcgtcgttatcaaacaaaaaccatcgtcattaccatcatcatcatcaataatatggagaccatcatcattaagttagtaggtattcatgaaagagctgggtctttagctttttcttaaaggtgcagagagaCTCTGTTTAGATTAACTATCCTCACATtaactggtcaaaacaaatctgCTTTTTGGACTTATTCTGGATAGAGGGACATGTGGGGTCACCCAGGGGTCAAGATAATCCTTTTCTTTTATAACATAAGGTGACATTTTAGAAAGTAAACAAAGCCATCCATAAGCAAAACAGTGTGTGGTCATGGCTACTTTGAAGTCATGCTTAAATGTAACTGTAGCAGTTCTAATACTTTATAATAAATAGTAAAGTGTAACAATAACAAAGCTCCATCTGTTCTCCTGAATGTTACATAACAGTTTGAAATCAGGACTGTGTGATGTTATTTATACCTTTGTTACAGACCGGTATATAACACCtgttttaaagcacatttgATGGAAAGAGAGCAGGTTCAGTGAGGACTCACCTTGCAGAGCTACAGGTATCGCTTCTACCTGAATCTTTGTGGGACTCTTCCATCCCAGCTGATCGCACGCTTCACACAGCACCTCAGTAACACCCTGTAGGACAGCAAACACAGCCGGTAACACACCTTTATGAGCTTCTGATCAGAGTTCACCACCGAATAAAAAACCTGCTGTCAGACACAGTTTATAACTTTAACgttaaaaagagaggaaaaccaAGCGGAGTTTAGCTAGCTTAAAGGGctatgctgctgtttgtttacgaTGCTAACACTGCGATTCTTCTTCGCGGTGTTAAATAAACTCACCAAATCTTTAAACGTCTTCACTGCTTCATCTTCATCGCAGCCGTTAAGAGGACTGTTATCATCATCACTACCCGAACCTTCGACTGTTTCATCCTTGTTCAGCTTCACGCTTTCCTCCTCACTGTCCGCCATGCTTATCACCCCAACGTGTCGTCAGATCTGTAATGCGCATGCGTGGAATTATGTTCATGCGGCAGCCGCAATGGAAGACGggaagtgttgtttttaatggataCGCGAGTGCCGCTAATTTTTCAAGTTGTGAAGATCCAATATTTAGAGCCTCTGGTAAAGGTTTAACATAAATTGCAACAAAAGaagttaaaattaaaacatttttcatgttgttttgttaaattcattgtgtttttgaGCATTATTTCTGAATGTAAATCTGTTTCcttgaaaaaaatgacttccaaactgttaataaagttgagaaaaataaactaaagcATGCGGTAAAAACtattttgatgcatttatttagcTGCAGATCAAGTTTCAGtttatttcagtttctgttcaatACAGACACGTGTTTCGTCAATGAAGTGTCAAACAATTGTtcaaaacaatattttgaaGTCCAACATGTTTAGGAGATCACCAACAGAGTAAAACAGAACAGTCATAAAATCATACAAAACAGCCGACTGGGTGGAGCACAAAAAAGaataacacacaaaatgaaGTCTAGGAACTTTTTCTTTACAGTGCGGAGAAAGGTGTTGGTTCATGTGGGCGTAGAGGAGCGACCTTTTTGAAGGGTCACGATGAAGTTTGCGATCAGATGTTTTGCGTACATGAAGTTCACATTCTCTTTGATACAGCAAATATTAGgccagataaaaataaaaagaagacgAGCCTTGGGCACTACAGATTCTGATCTAGCCGACACCCTCAAAGACACTTCTAAACCTCCGCACggaaaacacagaaaacgaGGGCGCCCCCCTCGACACCCCCGAGTCTCAGAGGAGTCCCTCCATCTCCCTCATGAACGCTTCATACATCTGGtcctttgtcttcatgttg from Labrus mixtus chromosome 20, fLabMix1.1, whole genome shotgun sequence carries:
- the ddx47 gene encoding probable ATP-dependent RNA helicase DDX47, yielding MADSEEESVKLNKDETVEGSGSDDDNSPLNGCDEDEAVKTFKDLGVTEVLCEACDQLGWKSPTKIQVEAIPVALQGKDVIGLAETGSGKTGAFALPILQSLLSSPQRLHTLVLTPTRELAFQISEQFEALGSSIGVKCAVVVGGIDMMSQSLVLAKKPHIVIATPGRLIDHMENTKGFSLRALKFLVMDEADRILNMDFETEVDKILKVIPRDRRTFLFSATMTKKVQKLQRAALKDPVKCAVSTKYSTVDKLQQYYVFIPSKYKDCYLVSILNELAGNSFIIFCSTCNNAQRVALLLRNLGITAIPLHGQMSQNKRLGSLNKFKSKSRSVLLATDVASRGLDIPHVDCVINYDIPTHSKDYIHRVGRTARAGRSGKSITFVTQYDVELFQRIESLIGKKLPAFPTQEDEVMMLVERVSEAQRFARLEMKEQHEKRKRPKGGDRDEDDTEQASGVRKKVRGGGGGGGGGGGRGGGGGMKNKGGAAWRGGR